The following are encoded together in the Zingiber officinale cultivar Zhangliang chromosome 8A, Zo_v1.1, whole genome shotgun sequence genome:
- the LOC122010532 gene encoding uncharacterized protein LOC122010532, whose translation MESKQERHDQWRPRRCLAFTVAAIIGVAILLLVLGLTVFRPRHAVTSINSVHLSRLTVGLDVPNLAVDFNVTLTLDIASTNPNHASFRYDAGDAVLYYRGQTVGEAAVPPGKVAAEGSVRTNVSLSVMAGKLIGDSALYADVILGSVPFSTTTRIPGTVAILGIFKHHMVAYTMCDLVVGVRNRSVENSNCRYRTKF comes from the coding sequence ATGGAATCGAAGCAGGAACGGCACGACCAGTGGCGGCCTCGCCGCTGCCTGGCCTTCACCGTCGCTGCGATCATCGGTGTCGCCATCCTCCTCCTCGTCCTTGGCCTCACCGTCTTCCGTCCCCGACACGCCGTCACTAGCATAAACTCCGTGCATCTCAGCCGACTAACCGTCGGTCTTGACGTACCCAACCTTGCCGTCGACTTCAACGTCACCCTCACCCTTGACATCGCCTCCACCAACCCCAACCACGCCAGCTTCCGCTACGACGCCGGCGACGCTGTGCTCTACTACCGGGGGCAAACCGTCGGTGAGGCGGCCGTTCCACCAGGGAAGGTCGCGGCCGAGGGGTCGGTGAGGACCAACGTCTCTCTGTCCGTGATGGCCGGGAAGCTCATCGGGGACTCGGCGCTGTACGCAGACGTGATATTGGGGTCGGTGCCCTTCTCCACCACGACGAGGATTCCGGGGACGGTGGCGATTCTTGGCATCTTCAAGCATCATATGGTAGCGTACACCATGTGCGATCTCGTCGTCGGTGTTCGTAATCGGTCAGTGGAGAACTCCAATTGTAGGTACAGGACAAAATTCTGA